One region of Chelonoidis abingdonii isolate Lonesome George chromosome 14, CheloAbing_2.0, whole genome shotgun sequence genomic DNA includes:
- the TMEM74B gene encoding transmembrane protein 74B: protein MGGWGRHQRRSSPSGLAREPSRAARRSQPAGRGPAQVRTLGTRGGSAASCRVCAKAPWAFSISTAHSAAGGAPWIGGGCAAIRGRAGRTAREVSSRVWPGRITRARETAAWDCRVSGRRPGPLALQGAAGALRAVHSPACGPVSCLRRTGADGDAPGSRWPMATSCLLELSRLGQGPGARRGAAPQAAGGCSAPRTAPAAGLDNASYQAPEEEETWFRSGGEAGSGPGGGAARARAQRGDLSPRSEDGPPPEPAGHSVDYGFVSALIFLVSGIVLVVIAYAVPREPRVDPAAVTAREMERLEIYYARLGSHLDTCIIAGLGLLTLGGLLLSGLLLVSMYKGELYRRRTFPGSRGPRKTYGSINLRLRQLDGDGGQALVENEVIQVPESTTISQGS from the coding sequence atgggggggtggggtcgcCACCAGAGGCGGAGCTCTCCCAGCGGGCTTGCCCGAGAGCCCAGCCGGGCCGCCCGGCGCAGCCAGCCCGCAGGGCGCGGCCCCGCGCAGGTTAGGACGTTAGGAACAAGGGGCGGGAGCGCTGCCAGTTGCCGTGTCTGTGCGAAAGCGCCGTGGGCTTTCTCCATCTCAACCGCACACTCCGCGGCTGGCGGGGCGCCCTGGATCGGGGGGGGTTGCGCGGCCATTCGAGGGCGCGCCGGGCGCACAGCGCGGGAGGTGAGCTCACGGGTCTGGCCCGGGCGCATCACACGAGCCCGAGAGACGGCCGCGTGGGACTGCCGTGTGAGCGGGCGGCGGCCGGGGCCCCTGGCGCTGCAGGGCGCGGCCGGGGCGCTGCGGGCTGTTCACAGCCCGGCCTGCGGACCCGTCTCGTGTCTCCGCAGAACCGGCGCTGACGGGGATGCCCCGGGGAGCCGCTGGCCCATGGCGACTTCCTGCCTCCTGGAGCTGAGCCGCCTCGGGCAGGGCCCCGGGGCCAGGCGGGGAGCGGCGCCGCAGGCAGCCGGGGGCTGCTCAGCACCGCGGACAGCTCCCGCCGCCGGCCTGGACAACGCCTCCTACCAGGCGCCGGAGGAAGAGGAAACCTGGTTCAGGAGCGGCGGGGAGGCGGGGAGCGGCCCCGGGGGAGGCGCCGCCCGGGCCAGGGCGCAGCGGGGAGACCTCTCGCCCAGGTCGGAGGATGGGCCCCCGCCAGAGCCCGCCGGCCACTCCGTGGACTATGGGTTCGTTTCGGCCTTGATCTTCCTTGTGAGCGGGATCGTGCTGGTGGTGATCGCCTACGCCGTCCCCCGGGAGCCCCGGGTGGACCCCGCCGCAGTGACGGCCCGAGAGATGGAGAGGCTGGAGATATACTACGCGCGCCTGGGCTCCCACCTGGACACGTGTATCATCGCGGGGCTGGGCCTGCTGACCCTGGGGGGCCTGCTGCTCTCCGGGCTGCTGCTGGTCTCCATGTACAAGGGGGAGCTGTACCGCAGACGGACCTTCCCGGGCTCCCGGGGGCCACGGAAAACCTACGGATCTATAAACCTGAGACTGAGACAACTCGATGGCGACGGGGGACAAGCCTTGGTAGAGAATGAAGTCATCCAGGTGCCGGAGTCCACAACCATCAGCCAGGGTTCTTAG